The Vibrio quintilis DNA window CTCCCGAAAGCATCTCCAGGAGCTGTCAGAGTATGCTGACTATCCGGTATCTCACACACTGGTTGGCAGTGGTGATTTAGGCCACGAAATCTGTGAAACAATTAGTGAATTTGAAATTGATTTAGTTGTATGTGGTCACCATCAGGATTTCTGGAGTAAGTTACTCTCATCAACCAAAATGCTGATTAACTGCTCGCCTGTCGATATGCTGGTGATACCACTGAAAGAAGACTGACGGCAGGAGAATTCTTGGTTAAACTGATAAACCACTTTTTATGAAGTTGAAGAAAATAAAATGGTTTATCTTTCAGCGATTACAGTTCTCTGGGCTTTCTCATTCAGCCTGATTGGTGTTTATCTTGCCGGTCAGGTTGATTCCTGGTTTTCAGTTCTGATGCGTGTTGCTCTGGCATGTATCTTTTTTCTCCCATTTCTAAAATTTAAACGTATACCGGCATCATTAATCGTTAAATTAATGATGATTGGCGGGATTCAGCTTGGTCTGATGTACTGTTTCTACTACAAATCTTTTTTAATGCTTACCGTGCCCGAAGTTTTACTATTCACCGTCTTCACTCCGATTTATGTCACCTTAATCTATGATTTGCTTAAAGGCCGGTTTTCTCCCTGGTATCTTGTAACTGCAGCGATCGCAGTCATCGGTGCAGTGGTTATCAAGCGAACAGGCATCAATGAACATTTCATGCTCGGATTTCTGGTGGTTCAGGGAGCAAACCTCTGCTTTGCCATCGGACAAGTTGCCTATAAAAGGCTCATGGAAAATTATCAGTCAGATCTGCCGCAACACACTATTTTCGGTTATTTCTACATCGGGGCACTCATCGTTGCCTCTGTTGCTTTTCTGCTGTTTGGCAACGTGAATAAGCTTCCGGCAACAACGACACAATGGAGTATTCTGATTTATCTGGGCTTGATTGCTTCAGGGCTGGGATATTTTATCTGGAATAAAGGTGCATGTATGGTTAATGCAGGCGCTTTGGCAATTATGAATAACGCGCTTGTTCCGGCAGGGTTAATTGTCAATATTCTGATATGGAACAGGGATGCTGACCTGTTTAACCTGTCAGCCGGAGGGTCAATTATCGTCTTTTCATTGTGGATCAATGAAACCTGGGTGAAGAAAAAGCGGCTGCAATCATTACAAGATTAACCAGCCCCAGGCTCATAAACAGGTATAAATTCAGACGTAATTTCATTGCTCTCTGGTGAGCATACAGGGAAGCCAGCGCTTCCCTGCTAATGAATTTGCTTTCTATGTAAGTGCTCACTCTCGGCAAGGGATATATTTTCAAAACCTTTGATTGAGGCATAGATTTTCCTGGCCCGCTTCAATAATCTCTTCTGTTTTTTCTCAAGCTTTTTTAGTTTTTTTGCTGCTTTCTTATAGCGCTTATGAGCTTTTCTGATTTTCTTTGGTTTAAGCGAAGAAAAATCAATATTCTTACCTTCCCCCCCTTCAGTCTTACTTTTAATGTCCGACATCGCAGGTAAGGCTGCGGGTTTACACAACAATGATTGGTGATTTGCAGAACGTGCACAGCTTGTGCAGAAAAATTTCGGCTCTTTCACAAGCTGATAGATCTTGTCTGGAGAAAACCTGAAATCCCGGCGGTTCAGCTTACATAGTCGTTGCGTCATTTTTGTAAAACCAAATAATAATAATTCTTATTAGTGATTATATACAAAAAAGGTGTCTCCGCCAGCGTCAGAAACCGACGTCTACAGAAAGCACCTTAAACTCACTCATCCATCGCATTCATCGCAGCATTGACATAAACATCAAATCGATTCTTTTTCGTCTCAATAGACATCGTTGGCTTTTGGTTATTTAACCATGGCGCATAATCAGGCCTTTTGACTACAACTCGCTTTTTTGCCAGCTTCAAAGCAGGCTCAAGTAACGCATCAGCATCCTGATCACCACCAACAAGGGATTGGAATACACGCATTTCTTTTTTGACCAGTGCACTTTTCTTTTTCTGAGGAGGATGAGGATACATAGGATCAAGATAGACAACATCCGGAAAGCTTATATTCCCGTTATCATATGCATCATATAGTGCTTTATGACTGGAACAATGGATCAGAGACATTCGCTCGTTCACCCAAGCTTTTATTTCATCATCACAACCTGCCCGGCTCAGGCCATCCTCAAGCAATGCAGCAACAACAGGATGTCGTTCAATCATTTGAACCTGGCACCCCAGAGAAGCCAGCACAAAGGCATCCCGCCCCAAACCAGCTGTTGCATCTAAAACCACAGGTACGATTCCCTTATTCAGACCAACAGCTTTGGCAATTGCCTGCCCTTTACCACCACCAAACTTTCTCCGGTGTCTGACAGCTCCGCCCGCAAAATCAACATAAACCGGTCCGAGTTTGGGTTCATCCAGCTTTCTCAGTTCGAGACGCTCTGCAGTTAACACTAATGCAAACTGGCTTTCTTCTGTAAAAGACAGATGCCACCGATTAGCAATTTCAATTAATTCTGATTGTTTTTCTTCAATCTCACTGATCAGTTGTAATTGCAAAATATAGTTACTCCGGCGTGATACATTGTGGATTAGCAAAACTTATCTTCGGTTGAATGTATATGCTTATTTTTCTCATCAGCAATGATAGAATGATCCACCAATAACAAGCTAAAACAGCCTGAAAAGAGAAAATTATGCATCCTAATGCGGCAAAAATGGACGATTTAGATCGTGCCATACTTAAAATTTTAATGGATGATGCCCGCACACCTTATGCTGAAATGGCAAAACAATTCAACGTAAGTCCGGCCACAATTCATGTTCGGATCGAAAAGATGAAATCCGCCGATATCATTCAGAAAACAGAGGTCGTCGTCAATACGAAAAAGCTTGGTTACGACGTCTGCTGTTTTATAGGTATAAATCTCAACGCAGCCAAAGATTACCATTCAGCACTGGAAAAGCTCGATGCTTTAGATGAAGTTGTCGAAGCCTACTACACTACAGGCGCATACAATATCTTTGCAAAGCTGATGTGTCATTCTATTGAGGAATTACAACACGTTTTAATTGATAAGTTGCAATCTATTGAAGAAGTTCAATCAACAGAAACGTTAATTTCGTTGCAAAACCCAATACATAGAAATGTGATACCGTAGGCATTCAGTTTATATTCAGATAAACAACTATCCTGTTTATCAAAATATGATATGAATTATTTCTTATTTAAATAACTTAATAATTCTTCGGCTGATATTCCCTGTGCAGCTAAATCTTTTGCCATTGATTCAACTTGTTCACTCTTCCGGGACTCAATGACCTGTTCAAACTGATAGACCAAATCCCTCAGGACGTGAACAGGCACCTGTTTTGCCGCACTTTTGATGCGCTCGCTACTTTGATTACCCAATTCATTGAGTAATTTACCAAACATAATTTTCTCTGGTGATTCATCGAGTTGCTCCAGAACGCGGGCCATCTCATAAGTTGTCATCGACATGTGTATGATTTCCAAAAATAAACGACAATAATTATATTTATCTAAGTGTATTATCAGGGCGACCAATATACACAGAAATAAACAGTACGCAAATAGTCTGAAATGACTATTTTACTCATTATCAGATATATATATAAAAGTAATGAACAATTCTCACAGTAAAATTGTAATCGCCAATAAATTGCAGGTTTTGTTCAAAAGGCGTAGCTTATTCTACAATTCCGTCATCATCTGCAATATTTAAGGATAGCAACAGATGCAAGAACAAATATCAGCTCGTATTTTAAATTTAAGACATTGGCTGAAAGAAAACCAACTTGATGCCTTAATTATCCCCCATGAAAACGAATACCTGGGAGAATATCTTCCCGCACATGATGAACGTTTGCAATGGGCGACAGGGTTCACAGGTTCGGCCGGCGTCGCCATCATCACCCGGGATAATGCTTCAATATTTGTTGATGGCCGCTACACGGTTCAGGTGACAAAACAAGTACCTGATGCACTGTTTGAATACCATCATCTGATTGAAGAACCCTATCTCGACTGGATAAAAAACAACCTGCCAGAAGGTGGCATTGTTGCGTTTGATCCACGCCTGCACAGTGCAACATGGTTAGCTGCATCCAGAGTTAACTATAGCGCTGATTTTCAACTCTGCGCTCTGGAAAATAACCCGATTGATCAACTTTGGCACGATCGTCCTGAACCTGAATATGCACCTTTATGGCTAATGCCATCTGAAGTAACGGGTATTGATAGCCTGAGTAAACGTCATCTTATCGCAGAACATTTCAGCCAGTCTGGGTTAGACTCAGCCATACTGACATCACCCGAGTCTATCTGCTGGCTTTTAAATATCAGGGGTTCCGATATCTCTTGTTTACCTGTCGTGCTTTGCTATGCCATTCTGCATTCAGATGCGAGTCTTGATTTATTTATTCATCAGAGACAAATCATCGAAGAGTTTGCTGAACATGTTGGTGAGGGCGTCCGGTTGCATGAACCCGATTCACTAATCAATGAGTTAAGCCACTTAAAAGGAAAACAAATCCTTTTAGATAATGATAACAGCAACGCCTGGTTTGAAATGACGTTAACTGACATTGGCGCGAACCTGATTCAAAAACCGGATCCCTGTCAGTTAATGAAAGCGACTAAAAACCAATGTGAAATCTCAGGGATGCAGGCTTGCCACATCAGAGATGGTATTGCGATGGCGAAATTCCTGTCATGGCTTGATAGTGAAGTTAAACTCGGTAATCTCCATGATGAAGCGATTCTGGCAGATAAATTACAAGACTTCCGTTTCGAAGATCCAACTCTCTTTGATTTGAGTTTTGATACAATTTCAGCAGCCGGAAGTAATGCGGCTATGTGTCAT harbors:
- a CDS encoding carboxylate/amino acid/amine transporter — protein: MVYLSAITVLWAFSFSLIGVYLAGQVDSWFSVLMRVALACIFFLPFLKFKRIPASLIVKLMMIGGIQLGLMYCFYYKSFLMLTVPEVLLFTVFTPIYVTLIYDLLKGRFSPWYLVTAAIAVIGAVVIKRTGINEHFMLGFLVVQGANLCFAIGQVAYKRLMENYQSDLPQHTIFGYFYIGALIVASVAFLLFGNVNKLPATTTQWSILIYLGLIASGLGYFIWNKGACMVNAGALAIMNNALVPAGLIVNILIWNRDADLFNLSAGGSIIVFSLWINETWVKKKRLQSLQD
- a CDS encoding universal stress protein gives rise to the protein MTYKHILVTVDLSEESRILIDKASALAKALDARLSFIHIDVNYAELYTGLIDVNLNETRHFSMENSRKHLQELSEYADYPVSHTLVGSGDLGHEICETISEFEIDLVVCGHHQDFWSKLLSSTKMLINCSPVDMLVIPLKED
- a CDS encoding aminopeptidase P family protein encodes the protein MQEQISARILNLRHWLKENQLDALIIPHENEYLGEYLPAHDERLQWATGFTGSAGVAIITRDNASIFVDGRYTVQVTKQVPDALFEYHHLIEEPYLDWIKNNLPEGGIVAFDPRLHSATWLAASRVNYSADFQLCALENNPIDQLWHDRPEPEYAPLWLMPSEVTGIDSLSKRHLIAEHFSQSGLDSAILTSPESICWLLNIRGSDISCLPVVLCYAILHSDASLDLFIHQRQIIEEFAEHVGEGVRLHEPDSLINELSHLKGKQILLDNDNSNAWFEMTLTDIGANLIQKPDPCQLMKATKNQCEISGMQACHIRDGIAMAKFLSWLDSEVKLGNLHDEAILADKLQDFRFEDPTLFDLSFDTISAAGSNAAMCHYNHNNQPNPGQLSANSLYLVDSGGQYTDGTTDITRTIAIGDVTPLMKQQFTLVLKGHIALASARFPAGTTGHQLDALARQHLWQYGFDFDHGTGHGVGHCLNVHEGPQRISKAPNNIALQPGMVVSNEPGYYREGHFGIRIENLERVVRIHTDGDHDMLGFESLTRCPIDLRVIDLQLLTDSEIAWLNQYHQQVWDDISPLVDDEVFSWLEQATQQIEKAS
- the tsrA gene encoding H-NS-like global regulator TsrA, with the protein product MSMTTYEMARVLEQLDESPEKIMFGKLLNELGNQSSERIKSAAKQVPVHVLRDLVYQFEQVIESRKSEQVESMAKDLAAQGISAEELLSYLNKK
- the asnC gene encoding transcriptional regulator AsnC, with product MHPNAAKMDDLDRAILKILMDDARTPYAEMAKQFNVSPATIHVRIEKMKSADIIQKTEVVVNTKKLGYDVCCFIGINLNAAKDYHSALEKLDALDEVVEAYYTTGAYNIFAKLMCHSIEELQHVLIDKLQSIEEVQSTETLISLQNPIHRNVIP
- a CDS encoding class I SAM-dependent methyltransferase, whose product is MQLQLISEIEEKQSELIEIANRWHLSFTEESQFALVLTAERLELRKLDEPKLGPVYVDFAGGAVRHRRKFGGGKGQAIAKAVGLNKGIVPVVLDATAGLGRDAFVLASLGCQVQMIERHPVVAALLEDGLSRAGCDDEIKAWVNERMSLIHCSSHKALYDAYDNGNISFPDVVYLDPMYPHPPQKKKSALVKKEMRVFQSLVGGDQDADALLEPALKLAKKRVVVKRPDYAPWLNNQKPTMSIETKKNRFDVYVNAAMNAMDE